Proteins encoded by one window of Actinocorallia herbida:
- a CDS encoding M56 family metallopeptidase: MAGVCVAAGLLALGAVLLGPLPALLARAAWSDRAPRAALALWQAVTGAAALSVVGGLLAVAVAPLAATLHCSLRVFAAQTLEGDPLRGMGAAEIVALAWAAAVVGGITAVFGHAFARQVRARRRHRHRVDLVAVARRDGALVVEHAVPAAYCLPGFRPRVVVTSGLLALLEPAELAAVLDHERAHARGRHHLLLLPFHALAAALPRFTAFRSAHDSAARLVEMLADDHARARHGGRTVASALVRLAAGRAEAASVPAPALGAAERSVVARVRRLTAPAAPMPGWQRAAVYAGSAALWAATPAVLGGCLL, encoded by the coding sequence GTGGCCGGGGTCTGCGTCGCCGCAGGGCTGCTCGCGCTCGGCGCCGTCCTCCTCGGGCCGCTGCCCGCCCTGCTCGCCCGCGCCGCCTGGAGCGACCGGGCCCCGCGCGCCGCCCTCGCCCTCTGGCAGGCGGTCACCGGCGCGGCGGCCCTCAGCGTCGTCGGCGGGCTGCTCGCCGTCGCGGTCGCGCCGCTCGCCGCGACGCTGCACTGCAGCCTGCGGGTCTTCGCGGCGCAGACCCTCGAAGGCGACCCGCTGCGCGGCATGGGCGCGGCCGAGATCGTCGCCCTGGCATGGGCGGCCGCCGTGGTCGGCGGGATCACCGCGGTCTTCGGGCACGCGTTCGCGCGACAGGTCCGGGCCCGGCGCAGGCACCGGCACCGCGTCGACCTCGTCGCCGTCGCCCGACGCGACGGGGCGCTCGTCGTCGAGCACGCGGTCCCCGCGGCCTACTGCCTTCCCGGTTTCCGGCCGCGCGTCGTCGTCACCTCGGGGCTCCTCGCGCTGCTGGAACCCGCCGAACTCGCCGCGGTCCTCGACCACGAGCGCGCGCACGCCAGGGGCCGTCACCACCTGCTGCTCCTGCCGTTCCACGCGCTCGCCGCCGCGCTGCCGCGGTTCACCGCCTTCCGCAGCGCGCACGACAGCGCCGCGCGGCTGGTGGAGATGCTCGCCGACGACCACGCGCGGGCCAGGCACGGCGGCCGGACCGTCGCGTCGGCGCTGGTCCGGCTCGCCGCGGGGCGCGCGGAGGCCGCGTCGGTCCCCGCGCCCGCGCTGGGCGCGGCGGAACGCTCGGTCGTCGCTCGGGTGCGCCGCCTCACCGCGCCCGCGGCCCCCATGCCGGGCTGGCAGCGGGCCGCGGTGTACGCCGGTTCCGCGGCGCTGTGGGCGGCGACGCCCGCGGTGCTGGGCGGCTGCCTGCTGTGA
- a CDS encoding ABC transporter substrate-binding protein, with product MGGFERVSRRSFLRAVAIAGGVATVPGFLTACGAPDAPETAGGGGTLDELRVALPSSLSSLDASKEAGIMNYVVALLCQEALVGVGPDGDLVPALAESWESDDAKTFVYRLRKDVKFSDGTPVTAADIVASLEYNTEKGSTSAFAYAYAGVKSVKATGEHEITIKLDQIDSSFAWTVSPGTLLVTSAKFLANGDKIGTPDVKILGTGPYKVTEFAPDSHVTLERNDAWWGGKAEIAKIRFEFIAEDSTRLLAMRQGEVDIALNVPLEQLAQWQGLDGVEVKTTTDRSLVALAFNTAVKPFDDLRVRKAIGHAVDRKGIVDGILGGHAEVATTLPSSAQWAGLPAADVAAMYAAIPQVDFDLAKAKEELAASSVPGGFKATLTYPNSGSQLGKAALTLAENLKGLGIELTVKEITLEAWIAELTERKSGLLYGWYFATTGDPAEFTQQLLNGANAAAGGTNIASYANAKVTSLLDQAKATTEDKARTDLIGRALTLAAADLPYQPLWWGQSATAFGPKVTADGYGPYFFISPWAAEVAAK from the coding sequence ATGGGCGGTTTCGAGCGGGTGTCGCGACGGTCGTTCCTGCGGGCGGTCGCGATCGCCGGGGGCGTGGCGACGGTGCCCGGGTTCCTCACGGCGTGCGGCGCCCCGGACGCGCCGGAGACCGCCGGGGGCGGCGGCACGCTGGACGAGCTGAGGGTCGCCCTCCCGTCCTCGCTGAGCTCGCTCGACGCCAGCAAGGAGGCCGGGATCATGAACTACGTGGTCGCGCTCCTGTGCCAGGAGGCCCTGGTCGGCGTCGGCCCCGACGGCGACCTCGTGCCCGCGCTGGCCGAGTCCTGGGAGAGCGACGACGCGAAGACCTTCGTCTACCGGCTCCGCAAGGACGTGAAGTTCTCCGACGGCACCCCCGTCACCGCCGCCGACATCGTCGCGAGCCTGGAGTACAACACCGAGAAGGGCTCCACCTCGGCGTTCGCCTACGCCTACGCGGGCGTGAAGTCCGTCAAGGCGACCGGCGAGCACGAGATCACGATCAAGCTGGACCAGATCGACAGCTCCTTCGCCTGGACGGTCTCCCCCGGCACCCTGCTCGTCACCAGCGCGAAGTTCCTCGCGAACGGCGACAAGATCGGCACCCCGGACGTCAAGATCCTCGGCACCGGCCCCTACAAGGTCACCGAGTTCGCACCGGACTCCCACGTCACCCTGGAGCGCAACGACGCCTGGTGGGGCGGCAAGGCGGAGATCGCCAAGATCCGCTTCGAGTTCATCGCCGAGGACTCCACCCGGCTGCTGGCCATGCGGCAGGGCGAGGTCGACATCGCGCTCAACGTGCCGCTGGAGCAGCTCGCCCAGTGGCAGGGCCTGGACGGCGTCGAGGTCAAGACCACCACCGACCGCTCGCTCGTCGCGCTGGCCTTCAACACCGCGGTCAAGCCGTTCGACGACCTGCGCGTCCGCAAGGCGATCGGGCACGCCGTCGACCGCAAGGGCATCGTGGACGGCATCCTCGGCGGGCACGCCGAGGTCGCGACGACCCTGCCCTCCTCCGCGCAGTGGGCGGGCCTGCCCGCCGCCGACGTCGCCGCCATGTACGCCGCGATCCCGCAGGTCGACTTCGACCTCGCCAAGGCCAAGGAGGAGCTCGCCGCCTCCTCGGTGCCGGGCGGCTTCAAGGCCACCCTGACCTACCCCAACAGCGGCTCGCAGCTCGGCAAGGCCGCGCTGACCCTCGCCGAGAACCTCAAGGGCCTCGGGATCGAGCTGACGGTCAAGGAGATCACGCTCGAGGCGTGGATCGCCGAGCTGACCGAGCGCAAGTCGGGCCTACTGTACGGCTGGTACTTCGCCACGACGGGCGACCCCGCCGAGTTCACCCAGCAGCTCCTCAACGGCGCCAACGCGGCGGCGGGCGGCACCAACATCGCCTCCTATGCCAACGCCAAGGTGACCTCCCTGCTCGACCAGGCCAAGGCGACGACCGAGGACAAGGCGCGCACCGACCTCATCGGCCGGGCCCTGACGCTCGCCGCCGCGGACCTTCCCTACCAGCCGCTGTGGTGGGGCCAGTCGGCCACCGCGTTCGGCCCGAAGGTCACCGCCGACGGCTACGGCCCGTACTTCTTCATCTCGCCCTGGGCCGCGGAGGTCGCAGCCAAATGA
- a CDS encoding DUF3089 domain-containing protein: MRFRRDGVTRRLLAVGLLAGLVGGPAQAPSAAGEPATVWLCAPDLASDPCQGGLPTTDERTGKTTTVPESRPVDCFYVYPTVSQEPTPNASLKATPPVTSIARHQAARFSDVCEVWAPVYRQRTLTALAVGGLYGPELQAESARIAYGDVVAAWKEYLARSEDGRGVVLIGHSQGTGVLRRLIREEIDPDPAARARLVSGLLLGGTVAVRKGTDRGGDFQHVPLCEAEDQTGCVLSYASFSKEPGEDTLFGRVPAEDNGSGFPSGPDYEAACTNPTSLRHNLPGVAKTILRTDPVPGLLGIAALITYGGRPPTAATPWLVPSDRYVVRCVHENGAHVLRVTGLPGSRALHAAPLPTWGIHLLDVNIALGDLLRIVGKQSAAYMA; encoded by the coding sequence ATGCGGTTCAGGCGGGACGGAGTGACGCGGCGGCTGCTCGCCGTCGGGCTGCTGGCGGGGCTGGTGGGCGGGCCGGCGCAGGCGCCCTCCGCGGCGGGGGAGCCCGCGACGGTGTGGCTGTGCGCTCCCGACCTGGCCTCCGACCCCTGCCAGGGCGGCCTGCCCACGACGGACGAACGGACCGGCAAGACCACGACCGTGCCCGAGAGCCGGCCTGTGGACTGCTTCTATGTGTACCCGACGGTCTCCCAAGAGCCGACACCGAACGCGAGCCTCAAGGCGACCCCGCCCGTCACGTCGATAGCCAGGCACCAGGCCGCGCGCTTCTCCGACGTGTGCGAGGTCTGGGCGCCCGTCTACCGGCAGCGGACCCTCACCGCGCTGGCCGTCGGCGGCCTCTACGGGCCGGAACTCCAGGCCGAGAGCGCGCGGATCGCCTACGGCGACGTCGTGGCCGCCTGGAAGGAGTACCTGGCCCGGAGCGAGGACGGCCGGGGCGTCGTCCTCATCGGGCACTCCCAGGGCACCGGGGTCCTGCGGCGGCTCATCCGGGAGGAGATCGACCCCGACCCGGCGGCGCGTGCCCGGCTCGTCTCCGGGCTGCTGCTCGGCGGCACCGTCGCGGTGCGCAAGGGGACCGACCGGGGCGGCGACTTCCAGCACGTCCCGCTCTGCGAGGCCGAGGACCAGACGGGCTGCGTCCTGTCGTACGCCTCGTTCAGCAAGGAGCCCGGCGAGGACACGCTGTTCGGACGGGTCCCGGCCGAGGACAACGGCAGCGGCTTCCCTTCCGGGCCGGACTACGAGGCGGCCTGCACCAACCCCACGTCGCTGCGCCACAACCTGCCGGGCGTCGCGAAGACGATCCTGCGCACCGACCCCGTCCCGGGACTCCTCGGGATCGCCGCCCTCATCACGTACGGGGGGCGGCCTCCTACGGCCGCGACCCCCTGGCTCGTCCCGTCCGACAGGTACGTCGTCCGGTGCGTCCACGAGAACGGCGCCCATGTCCTGCGCGTCACGGGCCTGCCCGGATCACGCGCCCTGCACGCGGCGCCTCTGCCGACGTGGGGCATTCACCTGCTCGACGTGAACATCGCGCTGGGCGACCTGCTCCGGATCGTGGGGAAGCAGTCGGCCGCTTACATGGCCTGA
- a CDS encoding carbohydrate kinase family protein — protein sequence MEDLSCDVLVVGGAGVDTIVRVERFPAEAVDSVMAPGIADHAGHTGAGVALGCAALGLGARLVEFLGDDPQGDLVRRRLARGGVVLSALPASRTRRAVNFVDSAGRRMSFYDGEDTPEMRVSKEVMGGLLRGARHVHVSIMDFARHVYPLLEGVSTSTDLHAWDGEAAYQEDFAYSSDLVFLSAASLGRRTPDVMRRVLDRGRAHTVIATDGAAGGMYLTREAPEVRPYAPATGAPAVDSNGAGDAFVSGFLYARLNALPLETALRYGAVAGHHACTSQGTHADPITLATLRDRL from the coding sequence ATGGAAGATCTTTCTTGTGACGTGCTGGTCGTCGGCGGGGCCGGGGTGGACACCATCGTGCGGGTCGAGCGGTTCCCGGCGGAGGCGGTCGACTCGGTGATGGCGCCGGGGATCGCGGACCACGCGGGGCACACCGGGGCGGGGGTGGCGCTCGGGTGCGCGGCGCTGGGGCTCGGCGCGCGGCTCGTCGAGTTCCTGGGGGACGATCCGCAGGGGGATCTCGTGCGGCGGCGGCTCGCGCGGGGCGGGGTCGTGCTGAGCGCGCTGCCCGCCTCCCGGACGCGGCGGGCCGTCAACTTCGTGGATTCGGCGGGGAGGCGGATGTCCTTCTATGACGGGGAGGACACACCGGAGATGCGGGTCTCGAAGGAGGTGATGGGCGGCCTCCTCCGGGGAGCCCGTCACGTCCACGTGTCCATCATGGACTTCGCGCGGCACGTCTATCCGCTGCTGGAAGGCGTCTCCACGTCCACCGATCTGCACGCCTGGGACGGGGAGGCCGCCTATCAGGAGGACTTCGCGTACTCGTCCGACCTGGTCTTCCTGAGCGCGGCGTCCTTGGGGCGGCGTACGCCGGACGTCATGCGCAGGGTCCTTGACCGCGGCCGGGCGCACACCGTCATCGCGACCGACGGCGCCGCCGGAGGCATGTACCTCACCCGGGAGGCCCCCGAAGTCCGCCCCTACGCCCCCGCCACGGGCGCCCCGGCCGTCGATTCCAACGGCGCGGGCGACGCCTTCGTCTCCGGCTTCCTCTACGCCCGCCTCAACGCCCTTCCCCTGGAGACCGCCCTCCGCTACGGCGCCGTCGCAGGCCACCACGCCTGCACCTCGCAGGGCACCCATGCAGACCCGATCACGCTCGCCACCTTGCGGGACCGGCTCTGA
- a CDS encoding ABC transporter permease, with translation MTAGFLARRALGTLAVLAILSIGVFGLLYLAPGTVERTLLGTRPASPEALEAIRARYHLNEPVVSQYLRWLGGVFQGDFGTSIRTGMPVTEAIGSRLGLTLQLTGYGTALAVLIGLPLGIVGAFRKGKAVDRAAAVTAVAGMSAPPFAAGLVLLMAFAVYLQWFPVYGAGEGFSGRLLHLTLPSVALAVGAAGLLVRFTRTALVRELDQDYIVFARARGLSPLRIAGYALRNSLIPILTAVGLILTSTLAGTVLIEVTFALPGLGSLLVDSVTFKDMPVVQALALLLTLLISLVNLLVDVAYTVADPRIRFGEER, from the coding sequence GTGACCGCGGGCTTCCTGGCGCGGCGGGCGCTCGGCACCCTCGCCGTCCTGGCGATCCTGTCGATCGGCGTGTTCGGCCTGCTCTACCTCGCGCCCGGCACGGTCGAGCGGACCCTGCTGGGCACCCGCCCCGCCTCCCCGGAGGCCCTGGAGGCCATCCGGGCCCGCTACCACCTGAACGAGCCCGTCGTCTCCCAGTACCTGCGATGGCTCGGCGGAGTCTTCCAGGGCGACTTCGGCACCTCGATCCGCACCGGGATGCCCGTGACCGAGGCCATCGGCTCCCGCCTCGGTCTCACCCTCCAGCTCACCGGCTACGGCACCGCCCTGGCCGTCCTGATCGGGCTGCCGCTGGGGATCGTGGGCGCCTTCCGCAAGGGCAAGGCCGTGGACCGGGCCGCCGCGGTCACCGCCGTCGCCGGAATGAGCGCGCCGCCCTTCGCGGCGGGCCTTGTACTGCTCATGGCGTTCGCCGTCTACCTCCAATGGTTCCCGGTGTACGGGGCGGGCGAAGGCTTCTCCGGCAGGCTGCTCCACCTGACTCTGCCCTCGGTGGCCCTCGCCGTCGGGGCCGCCGGGCTGCTCGTCCGGTTCACCCGCACCGCCCTCGTCCGCGAACTCGACCAGGACTACATCGTCTTCGCGCGGGCGCGCGGCCTGTCCCCGCTGCGCATCGCCGGATACGCCCTGCGCAACTCCCTCATCCCGATCCTCACGGCCGTCGGCCTGATCCTCACCAGCACCCTCGCCGGGACCGTCCTCATCGAGGTGACGTTCGCGCTGCCCGGCCTCGGCTCGCTGCTCGTGGACTCGGTGACGTTCAAGGACATGCCCGTCGTGCAGGCGCTCGCGCTCCTGCTGACCCTGCTGATCTCGCTGGTGAACCTGCTCGTGGACGTCGCCTACACCGTCGCCGACCCGCGCATCCGCTTCGGGGAGGAGCGATGA
- a CDS encoding permease prefix domain 1-containing protein, which produces MTRANRPSAVPPEADAVGAYLADLSAALRGPRTARERLVEEMRGDLAETVAVHVGEGMPAEEAGAEAVREFGPVTEIAAACQEELTVAQARHTAKAVALAVPVLLACWSPLWPTGHAVELLAVPSAATAGCAAVLAFLVLATTGPSSPRLPSAALLPRAMAWAGTAAAAAIALGTAALCVSAANGPPLALAVGAALLGHGKVAASARRCRDCARLAPA; this is translated from the coding sequence ATGACCCGGGCGAATCGCCCGTCGGCCGTTCCCCCGGAGGCCGACGCGGTCGGCGCCTACCTGGCCGACCTCTCCGCCGCGCTCCGCGGCCCCCGGACCGCCCGGGAGAGGCTGGTCGAGGAGATGCGCGGCGACCTGGCCGAGACCGTCGCGGTTCACGTCGGCGAAGGGATGCCCGCCGAGGAGGCGGGCGCCGAGGCCGTCCGGGAGTTCGGGCCCGTGACGGAGATCGCGGCGGCCTGCCAAGAAGAGCTGACCGTCGCCCAGGCAAGGCACACCGCGAAGGCCGTCGCCTTGGCCGTCCCCGTGCTGCTGGCCTGCTGGTCGCCGCTCTGGCCGACCGGGCACGCCGTCGAACTGCTCGCCGTGCCTTCGGCCGCCACCGCGGGCTGCGCGGCCGTGCTCGCGTTCCTCGTGCTCGCCACCACGGGCCCATCGTCGCCCCGCCTGCCTTCCGCGGCGCTCCTTCCGCGCGCCATGGCCTGGGCGGGGACGGCGGCGGCCGCCGCGATCGCGCTCGGCACGGCGGCCCTGTGCGTCTCCGCCGCGAACGGCCCCCCGCTCGCCCTCGCCGTCGGTGCGGCCCTTCTCGGCCACGGCAAGGTCGCCGCCTCCGCCCGCCGCTGCCGCGACTGCGCTCGCCTCGCGCCCGCCTGA
- a CDS encoding DUF3105 domain-containing protein, with translation MSPSQKSARETRQRVAEMRAREQARERRKKILGISAAAVAGVGVVAGLVFMVAQQESAPPTKAAPVTSSVRADGVTIYEGLTADHVTKDMQYGQTPPVGGDHDAVWQNCGIYPGPLRDENAVHALEHGAVWITYAESLAEDQVTRLRDLVRGKPYLLLSPHEGVTDGIFASAWGAQLKVTDPADAKLTAFITEFAQSQNAPEPGAPCTNGTGTPEA, from the coding sequence ATGTCCCCCAGTCAGAAGTCGGCGCGCGAGACGCGGCAGCGGGTCGCCGAGATGCGCGCGCGGGAGCAGGCGCGCGAGCGGCGCAAGAAGATCCTGGGGATCTCCGCCGCCGCGGTGGCGGGGGTCGGCGTGGTCGCGGGCCTGGTGTTCATGGTCGCCCAGCAGGAGTCCGCGCCCCCGACGAAGGCCGCGCCCGTGACGTCCAGCGTGCGCGCGGACGGGGTGACGATCTACGAGGGCCTGACGGCGGACCACGTCACCAAGGACATGCAGTACGGGCAGACCCCGCCGGTCGGCGGCGATCACGACGCCGTCTGGCAGAACTGCGGGATCTACCCGGGCCCGCTCCGCGACGAGAACGCCGTCCACGCCCTGGAGCACGGGGCCGTCTGGATCACCTACGCGGAGAGCCTCGCCGAAGACCAGGTGACGCGGCTGCGCGACCTCGTCCGGGGCAAGCCGTACCTCCTGCTCAGCCCGCACGAGGGCGTCACCGACGGGATTTTCGCCAGCGCGTGGGGCGCCCAGCTGAAGGTCACCGACCCGGCCGACGCCAAGCTCACCGCGTTCATCACCGAGTTCGCGCAGTCGCAGAACGCCCCCGAGCCCGGCGCGCCGTGCACCAACGGCACCGGCACGCCCGAGGCCTGA
- a CDS encoding DUF305 domain-containing protein — translation MTSPRPAARIPRVLLGLVLLVAAGLLGAFVAAPDRPVETSAEAGFSRDMTIHHTQAVEMALIIRDGTDDPTLRTIALDMLLTQQNQIGRMQDWLIQWDLPLTGARRPMEWMAGHHGGAAVADATTMPGMASQEDLAKLRAAKGRDAEVLFLTLMIAHHEGGVAMAEAVLPLADDEHVRSLAASIVRSQTAEIKVLTDLLDERGGSSRS, via the coding sequence ATGACCTCGCCGCGGCCCGCCGCACGGATTCCCCGCGTCCTGCTCGGCCTGGTCCTGCTCGTCGCCGCCGGGCTGCTCGGCGCGTTCGTCGCGGCGCCGGACCGGCCGGTGGAGACCTCGGCGGAGGCCGGGTTCAGCCGGGACATGACGATCCACCACACGCAGGCGGTGGAGATGGCGCTGATCATCCGCGACGGCACCGACGACCCGACGCTGCGGACGATCGCGCTGGACATGCTGCTCACCCAGCAGAACCAGATCGGCAGGATGCAGGACTGGCTGATCCAGTGGGACCTGCCGCTGACCGGCGCGCGCCGCCCGATGGAGTGGATGGCCGGGCACCACGGCGGCGCCGCGGTCGCCGACGCCACGACCATGCCCGGCATGGCCTCCCAGGAGGATCTCGCGAAGCTGCGCGCGGCCAAGGGGCGCGACGCCGAGGTGCTGTTCCTCACCCTCATGATCGCCCACCACGAGGGCGGGGTGGCGATGGCCGAGGCGGTCCTCCCGCTCGCCGACGACGAGCACGTCAGGTCGCTCGCGGCCAGCATCGTGCGCAGCCAGACCGCGGAGATCAAGGTGCTGACCGATCTCCTGGACGAGCGCGGCGGCTCCTCGCGGTCTTGA
- a CDS encoding BlaI/MecI/CopY family transcriptional regulator, whose amino-acid sequence MRLGDLERAVMNELWARPGAGVLAKDLAESLPSHPAVTTVLTILDRLVRKGLVTREREGRAHRYHALHSKEAHVAETMNEALAAADDRESALSHFLGTVSPDDVAALRRILAAAPDGEGS is encoded by the coding sequence GTGCGCCTGGGAGACCTGGAGCGAGCGGTGATGAACGAGCTGTGGGCCCGGCCGGGGGCCGGTGTGCTCGCCAAGGACCTCGCCGAGTCCCTGCCGTCGCACCCGGCCGTCACCACGGTGCTGACCATCCTCGACCGCCTCGTTCGCAAGGGCCTCGTCACCCGCGAGCGGGAGGGCCGCGCGCACCGTTACCACGCGCTGCACAGCAAGGAGGCCCACGTCGCCGAGACGATGAACGAGGCGCTGGCCGCCGCCGACGACCGCGAGTCGGCCCTCAGCCACTTCCTCGGCACCGTCTCGCCCGACGACGTCGCCGCCCTGCGCCGCATTCTGGCGGCCGCGCCCGACGGGGAAGGGTCCTAG
- a CDS encoding S9 family peptidase encodes MSRWGGTADPRAAHAALTAARVPSDVTADGSLIAFTVPSDGGMVLHVLDADGTGGARPLPGTDHVMPRWIPGTGRLVAVTSDLGWIEEIDAATGAIAWSQAVDGAVEEVIAAAGGALLVRVADPGSDRDGMHLGLRVPAPDGPYVDSPGTRLRRLFLAQAGREGLQPVPLGGLTVWEADWDGAATALAVVSADPSPSGYYAPRLVKVDVRDGSVRTLLTTPWQLARPRLSPDGSCAVVVEGLSIVSGRVLRVDLASGGATCWESLDDVTDLGWLDAGRLWFAGWAGTGVQGGLVKADGTVVSRWTAPAALGGRDGQPSLVPCGPGRAVTVWDAPDSPPEVAVGSLGSGGFVPRTDFNAGLARLAEGLVREVHRWEADDGRVIEGLVLRPVGPGPFPLVVLAHGGPTWLWAQSFAPGESNLMALPLALAGAAVLLPNPRGSSGRGQEHARAVIGDFGGADLADLLAGADLLICAGIADPDRQAIAGLSYGGYLTARAITRTGRFQAAVVMSGVPDWVSFRTTSAIGGGYDVVYHGGADPATLDGREFLADRSPLYAADSVTTPTLILHGAEDRVTTLGEAERLYKALVRAGTTVEMVTYPHEGHELTDPANCADARDRILGWLTGHGVLTSSAAPTVPAGDRA; translated from the coding sequence ATGAGTCGATGGGGCGGGACCGCCGACCCCCGCGCCGCCCACGCCGCCCTGACGGCCGCGCGCGTCCCGTCGGACGTCACCGCGGACGGCTCCCTGATCGCCTTCACGGTGCCGTCCGACGGCGGCATGGTCCTGCACGTCCTGGACGCCGACGGGACGGGCGGGGCCCGGCCGCTCCCGGGCACCGACCACGTCATGCCGCGCTGGATCCCCGGCACCGGGCGGCTCGTCGCGGTGACGTCCGATCTCGGCTGGATCGAGGAGATCGACGCCGCGACGGGCGCGATCGCCTGGTCGCAGGCGGTGGACGGCGCGGTGGAGGAGGTGATCGCGGCGGCGGGGGGCGCCCTGCTCGTACGGGTCGCCGACCCCGGTAGCGACCGGGACGGCATGCATCTCGGCCTACGGGTCCCGGCCCCCGACGGGCCTTACGTGGACTCCCCCGGCACCCGCCTGCGCCGCCTCTTCTTGGCCCAGGCCGGGCGGGAGGGCCTCCAGCCGGTGCCTTTGGGCGGGCTCACCGTGTGGGAGGCCGACTGGGACGGTGCGGCGACGGCCCTCGCGGTCGTCTCCGCGGACCCGTCTCCGAGCGGGTACTACGCGCCCCGGCTCGTCAAGGTGGACGTGCGGGACGGCTCCGTCCGGACCCTGCTGACCACGCCGTGGCAGCTCGCCCGTCCGCGGCTGTCCCCCGACGGCTCCTGCGCCGTCGTGGTGGAGGGCCTGTCCATCGTGTCGGGCCGGGTCCTGCGCGTCGACCTCGCCTCGGGCGGCGCGACGTGCTGGGAGTCCCTCGACGACGTCACCGACCTGGGCTGGCTGGACGCCGGGCGGCTCTGGTTCGCGGGCTGGGCCGGCACGGGCGTCCAGGGCGGCCTGGTCAAGGCCGACGGCACGGTCGTCTCGCGCTGGACGGCCCCCGCGGCGCTCGGCGGACGCGACGGGCAGCCCTCACTCGTCCCCTGCGGCCCCGGCCGGGCGGTGACGGTCTGGGACGCCCCGGACAGCCCGCCCGAGGTCGCCGTGGGCTCCCTCGGCAGCGGCGGCTTCGTCCCCCGCACCGACTTCAACGCCGGCCTCGCGCGGCTCGCCGAGGGCCTCGTCCGCGAGGTCCACCGCTGGGAGGCCGACGACGGCCGGGTGATCGAGGGCCTCGTCCTGCGCCCCGTAGGGCCCGGCCCGTTCCCGCTGGTCGTCCTCGCGCACGGCGGGCCGACCTGGCTTTGGGCGCAGTCCTTCGCGCCGGGCGAGTCGAACCTGATGGCGCTGCCGCTGGCGCTGGCCGGGGCCGCGGTGCTGCTGCCCAACCCGCGCGGCAGCAGCGGCCGGGGCCAGGAGCACGCCCGCGCGGTGATCGGCGACTTCGGCGGCGCCGACCTCGCCGATCTGCTCGCCGGGGCCGACCTGCTCATCTGCGCGGGCATCGCCGATCCCGACCGGCAGGCCATCGCGGGCCTGAGCTACGGCGGCTACCTGACGGCCAGGGCGATCACCAGGACCGGGCGCTTCCAGGCCGCGGTCGTCATGTCGGGCGTCCCCGACTGGGTGAGCTTCCGCACGACGAGCGCGATCGGCGGCGGCTACGACGTCGTCTACCACGGCGGCGCGGACCCGGCGACCCTCGACGGCCGGGAGTTCCTCGCCGACCGCTCGCCGCTCTACGCGGCGGACTCGGTGACGACGCCGACGCTGATCCTGCACGGCGCGGAGGACCGGGTCACCACGCTCGGCGAGGCCGAGCGGCTCTACAAGGCCCTGGTCAGAGCCGGTACGACCGTGGAAATGGTGACATATCCTCACGAGGGCCATGAGCTGACCGACCCCGCGAACTGCGCCGACGCCCGCGACCGGATCCTCGGCTGGCTCACCGGCCACGGTGTCCTCACCTCGTCCGCCGCCCCCACCGTCCCAGCCGGAGACCGCGCATGA